A segment of the Chlorogloeopsis sp. ULAP01 genome:
GATTTCAGAAGTATCTACCACTAAGCGATGATTGTAGCTTTGCAAACAACGGTTACAGGTGCAAGTCATAATTGTTTCTGCCTGACTAAACACCTCTAAATAATTACCACAATGCCGTACTCGAATGCGACCGCGAACTGGTGTTAAGGTTTCCAAACCGGGTAGAAACTCTTTCACCTGAATCTCCTCTGTCCGCTCCGGCGCTTTAGTTAGCTGCGGAATATAAATTGCGTCCATAGGATTTGTGAGACAATCTCACGAGAATTATGCCTAATAATCGACAAAAATGCCGATAGTACTTCTTTAGTCTAACTTTATTTGGGATCTAGTTTTATAGCTGATAAATACGGAAATCCGTATATTTTGATTGCGAGAAAATGTATGAGTTGTTAGTTGTTAGTTGTTAGTTATTAACTACCAACTTCCAACCTTCAACTACTTAATTATTCAGGTGATGCCATACGTACAACTAAATTGCGATGTGGCTCTTTACCTCGGCTAAAAGTTTCTAAGTCGCTAAAGTCCTTTAAAAAGGTGTGAACTTGGCGACGTTCAGCTGAACTAAGAGATTTAATTTCCACTTCTGCGCCTGTTGTACGTACTTGTTCGGCTGCTCCCATAGCGATCGCTCGAATTTCCGCTTGTCTTCTGACGCGGTAGCCGTTTAGTTCAACTGTGTATGAGGCTTGTTCCTCATGGGGTTGGTTCAAGTTGAGAATAGAATTCGCTAAGTATTGAATAGCATCTAGCACTGTACCATCAGGGCCAATTAATACCTGAATTTGCTCTGGTGTTAAATTGATTTCGTCAATCGTCAACCAGAAGCTATCGGGTTCTTGAGATTCACCCTCGCCAGTTGCAAGTGATTCTAATTCAACCTGAATATTA
Coding sequences within it:
- a CDS encoding R3H domain-containing nucleic acid-binding protein, translating into MMTDSRMQRGQQWLKTLLQLTGINTNIQVELESLATGEGESQEPDSFWLTIDEINLTPEQIQVLIGPDGTVLDAIQYLANSILNLNQPHEEQASYTVELNGYRVRRQAEIRAIAMGAAEQVRTTGAEVEIKSLSSAERRQVHTFLKDFSDLETFSRGKEPHRNLVVRMASPE